A genomic stretch from Erwinia sp. E_sp_B01_1 includes:
- the lysC gene encoding Rz1-like lysis system protein LysC (LysC is an Rz1-like component of a phage lytic system, substantially overlapping although not fully embedded in the gene for the Rz-like LysB component.), with protein MQIRPCVTGLLLLCLLMLSGCSHGPRSITPEIIWTGCPRVTSCPLPGNSLQVQGDLAADNRQLEAALASCGLQVEIIKECQEQHDAETETATSGADRQRAAATAKP; from the coding sequence ATGCAAATCCGACCCTGCGTGACTGGTCTGCTGCTGCTTTGCCTGCTGATGTTATCCGGCTGCAGTCACGGCCCGCGTTCAATAACGCCAGAGATTATCTGGACTGGCTGTCCGCGCGTGACAAGCTGCCCGCTGCCGGGCAACAGCCTGCAGGTTCAGGGCGATCTGGCGGCGGATAACCGCCAGTTAGAGGCTGCGCTTGCATCATGCGGGCTGCAGGTTGAAATCATCAAAGAGTGTCAGGAGCAGCACGATGCAGAAACCGAAACAGCTACGTCAGGCGCTGACCGACAGCGTGCCGCTGCTACAGCGAAACCCTGA
- a CDS encoding phage tail protein codes for MQKPKQLRQALTDSVPLLQRNPDSLNMFIDGGRIASTLASSLSFEYQYQLNLVVTDYGDNLDLLMVPLLAWLRENQPDIMATEEKRRTGFTFKADVLSDTLCDISIDLQLTERVIVKQEGAALHVTHVGENSLPENDARPVQLYVKGELIGELLP; via the coding sequence ATGCAGAAACCGAAACAGCTACGTCAGGCGCTGACCGACAGCGTGCCGCTGCTACAGCGAAACCCTGACAGCCTGAATATGTTTATCGACGGGGGGCGCATTGCTTCCACGCTCGCCAGCTCGCTGTCGTTTGAATACCAGTATCAGCTGAATCTGGTGGTGACTGACTACGGAGATAATCTTGATTTGCTGATGGTGCCGCTGCTGGCCTGGCTGCGCGAGAATCAGCCCGACATTATGGCAACCGAAGAAAAACGCCGCACCGGCTTCACCTTTAAAGCCGATGTGCTGAGCGACACGCTGTGCGATATCAGCATTGACCTGCAGCTGACAGAGCGCGTGATAGTGAAACAGGAGGGCGCTGCGCTGCACGTCACCCATGTGGGCGAGAATTCCCTGCCGGAAAACGATGCTCGTCCGGTGCAGCTGTACGTTAAGGGTGAGCTGATCGGCGAGTTACTGCCGTGA
- a CDS encoding phage virion morphogenesis protein, with the protein MNGLQAFDERLGALINNLSPAARKEMARTIAERLRAGQQQNIKRQQAPDGTPFKPRKAPARKKKGRVKREMFAKMRTAKYLKAKGTADDAIIEFTGNVQRMARVHHYGLRDRPARGGKDVQYEARPLLGFSESDIKIVEDIILSNL; encoded by the coding sequence GTGAACGGGCTGCAGGCGTTCGACGAACGGCTGGGTGCGCTGATTAACAACCTGTCACCGGCGGCGCGCAAAGAGATGGCCCGCACCATTGCAGAGCGTCTGCGTGCCGGTCAGCAGCAAAATATCAAACGCCAGCAGGCACCGGACGGCACGCCGTTTAAGCCGCGTAAGGCACCGGCGCGCAAAAAGAAAGGCCGGGTAAAACGTGAGATGTTCGCCAAAATGCGCACAGCAAAATACCTGAAGGCGAAAGGCACCGCTGATGATGCCATTATTGAGTTTACCGGCAACGTGCAGCGCATGGCCCGCGTGCATCACTACGGGCTGCGCGACCGGCCAGCCCGTGGTGGAAAGGATGTGCAGTATGAGGCTAGACCATTGCTAGGATTTTCAGAATCTGACATAAAGATTGTAGAAGATATTATCCTTAGTAACCTTTAG
- a CDS encoding phage baseplate assembly protein V: MNSQIPEILRLLRNLIRIGTVSAINLEDGLCRVDTGSNTTNWLHWLTARAGRTRSWNAPSVGEQVLVLCLGGELDTGFVLPGVFSDDNPAPSASADALHWSFPDGAVIEYEPESGALKATGIQTATIQAAVKILLDSPEVECSALLKTATLEVTQGGTMKGSVKHSGGSFSSNGVVVDDHNHGGVQRGSSRTDGPQ; the protein is encoded by the coding sequence ATGAACTCACAAATCCCAGAAATCCTGCGCCTGCTGCGCAACCTGATCCGCATCGGCACCGTTTCCGCTATCAATCTGGAAGACGGTCTTTGTCGCGTGGATACCGGCAGCAACACCACCAACTGGCTGCACTGGCTGACCGCCCGTGCCGGTCGCACCCGCTCATGGAATGCGCCTTCTGTCGGCGAGCAGGTGCTGGTTTTGTGCCTGGGCGGTGAGCTTGATACCGGCTTTGTGCTGCCGGGCGTGTTCTCTGACGATAACCCGGCTCCGTCGGCGTCTGCCGATGCGCTGCACTGGTCATTTCCTGACGGTGCGGTAATTGAGTACGAGCCGGAAAGCGGTGCGCTGAAGGCAACCGGCATCCAGACCGCGACCATTCAGGCAGCGGTAAAAATCCTGCTGGACTCGCCGGAGGTTGAGTGCTCGGCGCTGCTGAAAACCGCCACGCTGGAAGTGACCCAGGGCGGCACGATGAAAGGCAGCGTTAAGCACAGCGGCGGCAGCTTCAGCTCTAACGGCGTTGTCGTTGACGATCATAATCACGGTGGCGTGCAGCGCGGCAGCAGCAGAACGGACGGCCCACAATGA
- a CDS encoding GPW/gp25 family protein, translating into MTAAKYTGMNRETGGALTDLDHIRQSVRDILMTPLGTRVMRRNYGSLLSALIDQPQNESLRLQIMSACYMAILQWEPRVKLTGISYESAFNGGMVVELTGTRADNAQDFSLTIPVS; encoded by the coding sequence ATGACAGCAGCAAAATATACCGGTATGAACCGGGAAACCGGCGGGGCGCTGACCGACCTCGATCACATCCGTCAGTCGGTGCGTGACATTCTGATGACACCCCTCGGTACCAGGGTGATGCGCCGGAACTATGGCTCACTGCTTTCTGCACTTATTGACCAGCCGCAAAACGAGTCGCTGCGCCTGCAGATTATGTCGGCCTGCTATATGGCGATCCTGCAGTGGGAACCCCGCGTAAAGCTGACCGGCATCAGTTACGAATCCGCGTTTAATGGCGGCATGGTGGTTGAACTCACCGGCACCCGCGCTGATAACGCGCAGGATTTTTCCCTGACCATCCCTGTGAGCTGA
- a CDS encoding phage tail protein I, whose translation MNDRLLPVGSSVLEVAAAEACAQIESMPVPLRKLWSAADCPVELLPYLAWAWSVDRWDSGWSESTKRAVVSASQYVHKHKGTLGSIRRVVEPLGYLIRIVEWWQTNEEPGTFRLDVGVLDTGITEEMYNELERLIADAKPCSRHLIGLSVNLDASGVLPVAAACYTGDELTVYPYTPETITVSGPGYSGAAVHIIDNLRVNA comes from the coding sequence ATGAATGATCGCCTGCTGCCGGTCGGTTCGTCAGTGCTGGAAGTTGCCGCCGCTGAAGCCTGCGCACAAATCGAAAGCATGCCGGTGCCGCTGCGTAAGCTCTGGAGCGCTGCCGACTGCCCGGTGGAGCTGCTGCCCTATCTTGCGTGGGCGTGGTCGGTAGACCGCTGGGATTCTGGCTGGAGTGAGTCAACCAAGCGCGCCGTCGTTTCTGCCTCACAGTACGTGCATAAACACAAGGGGACGCTCGGCTCGATCCGTCGCGTCGTGGAACCGCTCGGCTATCTGATCCGCATCGTTGAGTGGTGGCAGACAAACGAGGAGCCAGGCACGTTCCGCCTTGATGTGGGAGTACTGGATACCGGCATCACTGAGGAAATGTATAACGAGCTGGAGCGCCTGATAGCGGATGCGAAACCGTGTAGCCGCCATCTGATCGGTCTGTCTGTCAACCTGGACGCCAGCGGCGTGCTGCCGGTGGCCGCCGCCTGTTATACCGGCGACGAGCTGACCGTTTACCCCTATACCCCTGAAACCATCACCGTCAGCGGGCCGGGTTATTCCGGTGCGGCGGTTCATATTATTGATAACCTGAGAGTGAACGCATGA
- a CDS encoding phage tail protein, whose translation MTVKYYALLTNLGAAKLANAAALGTRLQITQMAVGDGGGALPTPNASQTALINEQRRAPLNQLSIDAANSSQIIAEQIIPETDGGFWIREIGLFDADGVMIAVANCAETYKPQLQEGSGRTQTVRMIIIVSSTDAVTLKIDPSVVLATRKYVDDAVIEVKAYTDKVMAGHLAAADPHTQYAPKKSPVFTGIPKAPTAAAGDNSQQLANTAFVAAALAALTGSAPAALDTLNELAAALGNDPNFSATVLNALAGKMDIAKNGSDIQSVPAFLRSLGLGDAKYVTSRGSNVNGIWSIWSDGAIEMSGHNPTITSGLATVVFPISIPRIVRYISIAERLSTDAGASVQRMHTSMILDDTVTTTGFKARCQMASGEQSSNGFSWQLYCPPN comes from the coding sequence ATGACCGTAAAATATTATGCGCTGCTGACCAATCTGGGCGCGGCAAAGCTGGCAAACGCCGCTGCCCTCGGCACCAGACTGCAGATTACGCAGATGGCCGTCGGTGACGGCGGCGGCGCGTTACCCACGCCCAACGCCAGCCAGACGGCGCTGATTAATGAGCAGCGCCGCGCCCCGCTGAATCAGCTGAGCATTGACGCCGCCAACAGCAGCCAGATTATCGCCGAGCAGATTATCCCGGAGACCGACGGCGGTTTCTGGATACGCGAGATTGGCCTGTTTGACGCTGACGGTGTGATGATTGCCGTTGCCAACTGCGCGGAAACCTACAAGCCGCAGCTGCAGGAAGGGAGCGGTCGCACGCAGACCGTGCGTATGATCATTATCGTCAGCAGTACGGACGCCGTGACGCTGAAGATTGACCCGTCAGTGGTGCTGGCAACGCGTAAATATGTTGATGATGCAGTGATTGAGGTTAAAGCCTATACCGATAAAGTGATGGCGGGCCATCTTGCCGCAGCGGATCCGCATACGCAGTATGCCCCAAAGAAAAGCCCCGTTTTTACCGGTATCCCGAAAGCGCCGACGGCCGCCGCCGGTGATAACTCACAGCAGCTGGCTAACACCGCTTTCGTGGCTGCTGCGCTGGCCGCGCTGACGGGTTCGGCACCGGCGGCGCTGGACACCCTGAACGAACTGGCCGCCGCGCTGGGTAACGATCCGAATTTTTCGGCAACGGTACTGAATGCGCTGGCCGGAAAAATGGATATCGCGAAAAACGGCAGCGATATTCAGAGCGTCCCGGCGTTTCTTAGAAGCCTGGGTTTAGGCGATGCAAAATATGTCACCAGTCGGGGCAGCAACGTTAACGGCATCTGGAGTATCTGGTCAGATGGCGCGATAGAAATGAGCGGTCACAACCCGACCATTACCAGCGGGCTGGCAACGGTTGTTTTCCCGATATCCATACCCAGGATCGTTCGCTATATCTCTATCGCAGAAAGACTTTCCACAGATGCAGGTGCATCGGTACAGCGCATGCATACTTCGATGATCCTTGACGACACGGTCACCACTACCGGATTTAAGGCCCGCTGCCAGATGGCAAGCGGCGAACAGTCAAGTAATGGCTTTTCATGGCAGCTTTACTGCCCACCAAATTAA
- a CDS encoding phage tail sheath protein yields the protein MSDYHHGVRVVEINDGTRTISTVSTAIVGLVCTAEDADATAFPLNTPVLLTNVQAGIAKAGKKGTLAASLQAIADQAKPVTVVVRVAEGTTEAETISNIIGTTDENGQYTGMKALLSAQTQLDVKPRILGVPGLDSLEVATALASIAQQLRAFCYVSAWNCKTVSDAMKYRENFSQREIMVIWPDFIAWNTTANAAETAYATARALGLRAKIDNDTGWHKTLSNVGVNGVTGISAGVFWDLQQTGTDADLLNEACVTTLIRKDGFRFWGNRTCSDDPLFAFENYTRTAQVLADTMAEAHMWANDKPLTPVLVREIIAGINAKFRELVSAGYLLGATCWYDETANDKETLKAGKLSIDYDYTPVPPLEDLTLRQRITDTYLANFAASVNS from the coding sequence ATGTCTGATTATCATCACGGTGTCCGCGTCGTCGAAATTAACGACGGCACGCGCACCATTTCCACCGTATCAACGGCAATCGTCGGGCTGGTCTGTACCGCCGAAGATGCCGACGCCACCGCGTTCCCGCTGAACACGCCGGTACTGTTAACCAACGTGCAGGCCGGTATCGCCAAAGCCGGTAAAAAAGGCACGCTGGCCGCATCCCTGCAGGCCATTGCCGATCAGGCTAAACCCGTCACCGTCGTGGTGCGCGTGGCCGAAGGCACGACCGAAGCGGAAACCATCTCCAATATCATCGGTACCACCGACGAGAACGGCCAGTATACCGGCATGAAGGCGCTGCTGAGCGCGCAGACGCAGCTCGACGTCAAGCCGCGCATTCTCGGCGTGCCGGGCCTCGACTCGCTGGAAGTGGCGACCGCACTTGCCAGTATCGCGCAGCAGCTGCGTGCCTTCTGCTACGTCTCCGCCTGGAACTGCAAAACCGTCTCCGACGCGATGAAGTACCGCGAGAACTTCAGCCAGCGCGAAATCATGGTTATCTGGCCCGATTTCATCGCCTGGAACACCACGGCCAACGCCGCCGAAACCGCGTATGCCACGGCTCGTGCGCTGGGTCTGCGTGCAAAAATCGACAACGACACCGGCTGGCACAAAACGCTCTCTAACGTCGGCGTGAACGGCGTGACCGGCATTTCTGCCGGGGTGTTCTGGGATCTGCAGCAAACCGGCACCGACGCCGATTTACTCAATGAAGCCTGCGTGACCACGCTTATCCGCAAGGACGGCTTTCGCTTCTGGGGTAACCGCACCTGCAGCGACGATCCGCTGTTTGCGTTTGAGAACTACACCCGTACCGCGCAGGTGCTGGCCGACACGATGGCCGAAGCGCATATGTGGGCCAATGACAAGCCGCTGACGCCGGTACTGGTGCGCGAGATTATCGCGGGTATCAACGCCAAATTCCGCGAGCTGGTCAGCGCCGGTTATCTGCTGGGCGCAACGTGCTGGTACGACGAAACGGCCAACGACAAAGAGACCCTGAAGGCGGGCAAACTGTCGATTGACTATGACTACACGCCGGTACCGCCGCTGGAAGATTTAACGCTGCGCCAGCGCATCACCGACACCTATCTGGCGAACTTCGCCGCGTCCGTAAACAGCTGA